The Acidianus infernus genome window below encodes:
- a CDS encoding valine--tRNA ligase, with protein sequence MEEWPKHYNPAEIEPKWENLWLSKEYWEKVFRFDEKSNKPVFYIDTPPPFTSGELHMGHAYWVTIADAIARFKKLQGYNVLIPQGWDTQGLPTELKVQYKLGIPKENRELFLQKCIEWTNEMINRMKTAMIRLGYRPDWEDFEYKTYSPEYRKVIQKSLIDMYKMGIVKIKEGPVYWCPKCETAVAQSEVGYLEKEGVLVYISFPLKDGGEIVIATTRPELLAATQAVVVNPTDERYKDLIGKTAIVPIFNKEVKIIADEAVEKDFGTGAVMVSTYGDPQDIKWKLKYDLPSTEIIDNKGRIKGTGILDGLTVAQAKQKMIEILKEKGYVRKIEKIKHNVLSHTERSDCLSPIEFLTKKQIYIDVLKFKDKLLEEYKKMQFKPSRMSYYLEEWIKSLEWDWNISRQRVYGTPLPFWYCDNNHLIPAKEEDLPVDPTKTKPPFEKCPYCGLPLKPVTDVADVWIDSSVTVIYLSGFYTNKERFAKAFPASLRLQGTDIIRTWLFYTFFRTLMLTGNVPFKQVLINGQVLGPDGSRMSKSKGNVVSPLERVNEFGADAIRMTLLDASIGEDFPFKWDNVRGKKLLLQKLWNASRLSYPFIHGKDITKPNDLHILDKWILIKHKKFVKKAIEAYNSYDFYIIIDELYNYFWETVADEYLELIKYRLFNEDQSALYTLRRILKDIIIILHPIVPHITEEIYSRLFGDKISVLLEELPNVDDIEEDKEAEKIGDYVKKFNSMVRTSKIKNKMSIVTPVNVKLYASNDMIESIKKVENDVKITLKINSLEYIPSQDREEVIIEKAENQPMGV encoded by the coding sequence ATGGAAGAATGGCCAAAGCATTATAACCCTGCAGAAATTGAGCCTAAGTGGGAAAATCTTTGGTTAAGTAAGGAATATTGGGAAAAGGTATTTCGTTTTGATGAGAAAAGTAACAAACCAGTTTTCTACATAGATACGCCTCCACCATTTACTAGTGGAGAACTACACATGGGACATGCATACTGGGTGACAATTGCTGACGCAATTGCAAGGTTTAAGAAGCTTCAAGGGTATAACGTTCTAATTCCACAAGGGTGGGATACTCAAGGTTTGCCTACTGAATTAAAAGTTCAGTATAAGCTAGGTATACCTAAAGAAAATAGAGAATTATTTTTACAAAAATGTATAGAATGGACTAACGAAATGATAAATAGAATGAAAACAGCAATGATAAGGTTAGGCTATAGGCCAGACTGGGAAGACTTTGAATACAAAACCTATTCTCCTGAATATAGAAAAGTTATACAGAAAAGTTTGATTGATATGTATAAAATGGGAATAGTAAAAATTAAGGAAGGACCAGTATATTGGTGTCCAAAATGTGAAACTGCAGTAGCACAAAGTGAAGTAGGATATCTAGAGAAAGAAGGAGTTCTTGTATACATAAGCTTTCCGCTAAAAGATGGAGGAGAAATAGTAATAGCAACTACCAGGCCAGAACTACTTGCGGCTACTCAAGCAGTTGTAGTAAATCCAACAGATGAAAGATATAAGGATCTTATAGGAAAGACAGCAATAGTTCCAATATTTAATAAAGAAGTTAAAATAATAGCAGACGAAGCAGTAGAGAAAGACTTTGGCACTGGAGCCGTGATGGTAAGTACTTATGGCGATCCGCAAGATATAAAATGGAAACTTAAATACGATTTGCCATCAACTGAAATTATTGATAATAAAGGTAGAATAAAAGGAACTGGAATACTTGATGGACTAACAGTTGCACAAGCTAAGCAAAAAATGATTGAAATATTAAAGGAGAAAGGATACGTAAGAAAGATAGAAAAAATTAAGCACAATGTACTTTCTCACACTGAAAGAAGTGATTGCTTGTCTCCTATAGAATTTTTAACTAAAAAGCAAATTTATATAGATGTATTAAAATTCAAAGATAAACTACTTGAAGAATACAAAAAGATGCAATTTAAGCCCTCTAGGATGTCCTATTATTTAGAAGAATGGATAAAGAGTTTAGAATGGGATTGGAACATAAGTAGGCAAAGGGTTTACGGTACTCCATTACCCTTCTGGTATTGCGATAATAACCACTTAATTCCGGCTAAAGAAGAAGATTTACCAGTAGATCCAACAAAAACTAAACCGCCGTTTGAAAAATGCCCTTATTGCGGATTGCCATTAAAACCAGTAACTGACGTTGCAGATGTTTGGATAGATTCTAGCGTCACAGTGATATACTTATCAGGATTTTATACTAATAAGGAAAGATTTGCCAAGGCTTTCCCGGCATCACTAAGACTTCAAGGTACAGATATAATTAGGACATGGTTATTCTATACGTTCTTTAGGACACTAATGCTCACTGGCAATGTACCATTCAAGCAAGTTCTCATAAATGGTCAAGTATTAGGACCCGACGGAAGTAGAATGAGTAAAAGTAAGGGTAATGTAGTTTCACCTTTAGAAAGAGTAAATGAGTTTGGAGCAGACGCAATAAGAATGACTTTACTTGATGCTTCAATAGGAGAGGACTTCCCATTCAAATGGGATAATGTAAGAGGCAAAAAGTTATTATTACAAAAATTATGGAACGCTAGTAGGCTTTCTTATCCATTTATTCACGGAAAAGATATAACTAAGCCTAACGATCTTCATATTTTAGATAAATGGATATTAATAAAGCATAAGAAGTTTGTCAAGAAAGCAATTGAGGCTTATAACTCTTATGACTTTTACATCATAATTGACGAGCTTTATAACTATTTCTGGGAAACCGTAGCAGATGAGTATCTGGAACTTATAAAATATAGACTCTTTAACGAGGATCAATCAGCTCTATACACGCTAAGGAGAATATTAAAGGATATAATAATAATTCTACACCCAATAGTTCCGCATATAACAGAAGAAATTTATTCAAGATTATTTGGAGACAAAATAAGTGTATTATTAGAAGAATTACCTAATGTTGATGATATAGAGGAAGATAAAGAAGCAGAAAAAATAGGTGATTATGTAAAGAAATTCAACTCTATGGTGAGAACTTCAAAGATTAAGAATAAAATGTCAATAGTAACTCCAGTAAACGTAAAGCTCTACGCCAGCAATGATATGATAGAGAGTATTAAGAAAGTAGAAAATGATGTAAAAATTACGCTTAAAATAAACTCATTAGAGTATATACCATCACAGGATAGAGAAGAAGTTATAATTGAAAAAGCTGAAAATCAGCCCATGGGAGTTTAG
- a CDS encoding D-2-hydroxyacid dehydrogenase: MEQTTIRTNSLNKENLNILITDPVADVMLNTLKEKGFHVDYQPEISKEELMKVIENYDIIVVRSRTKVTRDIIERGKRLKIIARAGIGLDNIDTDAAEERGIKIVYAPGASTDSAVELTIGLMIAGARKMYTSMTLAKSGIFKKIEGLELAGKTLGIIGFGRIGTKVGIIAKAMGMRVLAYDIMDIKDRATQLGIIPVTLEELLKQSDVISLHVTVGKNAKPILDEKAFEIMKDNVIIVNTSRAVAVDGQALLKYIKSGKVYAYAADVLWNEPPKEEWELELLKHERVTITTHIGAQTKEAQYRVAVTTTENLLNAIKELGVQF, encoded by the coding sequence ATGGAGCAGACAACTATACGAACCAATTCTCTAAATAAAGAAAATCTAAATATATTAATAACTGATCCTGTAGCGGATGTAATGCTGAATACTCTAAAAGAGAAAGGCTTTCATGTAGACTATCAACCGGAGATTTCTAAGGAAGAATTAATGAAGGTAATTGAGAACTATGATATAATAGTAGTAAGGAGTAGAACTAAGGTAACTAGAGATATTATAGAAAGAGGAAAGAGGCTTAAGATAATAGCAAGAGCAGGAATAGGATTAGATAATATCGATACTGATGCCGCAGAAGAAAGAGGAATAAAGATAGTTTATGCACCAGGAGCATCTACAGATTCTGCAGTAGAGCTAACAATAGGTCTTATGATAGCAGGAGCAAGGAAAATGTATACTTCTATGACATTAGCTAAGAGCGGAATATTTAAGAAAATAGAGGGGTTAGAATTAGCTGGGAAAACTCTAGGAATAATAGGGTTTGGAAGAATTGGTACTAAAGTCGGAATAATTGCAAAAGCTATGGGAATGAGAGTATTAGCATATGATATAATGGATATAAAAGATAGGGCAACACAATTAGGAATAATTCCAGTAACCCTAGAAGAATTATTGAAACAGTCTGATGTAATTTCTCTCCATGTAACAGTAGGTAAAAATGCTAAACCAATTCTTGACGAGAAGGCGTTTGAAATTATGAAGGATAACGTAATTATAGTAAACACTAGCAGGGCAGTAGCAGTAGATGGCCAAGCTCTGTTAAAATATATAAAAAGCGGTAAGGTTTATGCATACGCTGCTGACGTATTGTGGAATGAGCCTCCTAAAGAAGAATGGGAATTAGAACTTTTAAAGCATGAAAGAGTTACAATAACTACGCACATAGGTGCACAAACAAAAGAAGCGCAATATAGAGTTGCGGTCACTACTACCGAGAATTTACTTAATGCTATAAAGGAATTAGGTGTTCAATTTTGA
- the cdvC gene encoding cell division protein CdvC — MSAPIMLEEMARKYAIAAVRADKEGNRDEAIAYYKKAIDVLTQIVVLYPDSPTRQAYEQMIDEYKKRVSVLENMLPETPQEDNSQKTDDELIMKEKPKVSFSDIVGLDDVKEALKEAIIYPSKRPDLFPLGWPRGILLYGPPGNGKTMLAAAVANEIDSYFIHVDAASIMSKWLGEAEKNVAKIFNTAREYSKKDNKPAIIFVDEIDALLGTYTSEVGGEVRVRNQFLKEMDGIMDKNENYMVYVIGATNKPWRLDEPFLRRFQKRIYVPLPDFNQRLALFKYYTSKVKLGNVDLQELAKITEGYSASDIRDIVQSAHMRVVKEMFEKNLSEPREITMDDFKEVLKIRKPSVNQELIKAYEAWTEKFKAL, encoded by the coding sequence ATGAGCGCTCCCATAATGTTAGAAGAAATGGCAAGGAAATACGCTATCGCTGCAGTAAGAGCTGATAAGGAAGGAAATAGAGACGAAGCAATCGCTTACTATAAGAAAGCCATAGACGTTTTAACTCAAATAGTTGTTTTATATCCAGATTCTCCGACAAGGCAAGCTTATGAACAAATGATTGATGAATACAAGAAGCGCGTAAGCGTTCTTGAAAACATGTTGCCGGAAACTCCTCAAGAGGATAATTCCCAAAAAACAGATGATGAACTAATAATGAAAGAAAAACCTAAAGTTTCATTCTCCGACATTGTAGGCTTAGATGACGTTAAAGAAGCTTTAAAAGAAGCAATAATATACCCCTCAAAGAGGCCTGATTTATTCCCATTAGGTTGGCCGAGAGGAATCCTCTTATATGGACCTCCGGGTAACGGAAAAACAATGCTTGCGGCTGCGGTAGCTAATGAAATAGACTCCTACTTCATTCATGTTGACGCAGCTTCTATAATGTCAAAATGGCTAGGAGAAGCAGAAAAGAATGTGGCAAAAATATTCAATACTGCGAGAGAATATTCTAAGAAAGATAATAAACCGGCTATAATTTTTGTGGACGAAATTGACGCGTTACTTGGAACATATACTTCAGAAGTTGGAGGAGAAGTTAGAGTTAGAAACCAATTCTTAAAGGAAATGGACGGAATAATGGATAAAAATGAAAATTACATGGTTTATGTTATAGGTGCTACTAATAAGCCTTGGAGATTAGATGAGCCTTTCTTAAGGAGGTTCCAAAAGAGAATTTATGTTCCTTTACCAGATTTTAATCAGAGGTTGGCGTTATTCAAGTATTATACATCAAAGGTTAAACTGGGCAATGTTGACCTTCAAGAATTAGCTAAAATTACTGAAGGTTATTCAGCTAGCGATATAAGAGACATAGTACAGTCTGCTCATATGAGAGTTGTGAAAGAAATGTTTGAGAAGAACTTATCTGAACCTAGAGAAATAACTATGGATGATTTCAAAGAAGTGCTAAAGATAAGAAAGCCAAGCGTTAACCAAGAACTTATTAAAGCTTATGAAGCTTGGACTGAAAAGTTTAAGGCATTATAA
- a CDS encoding NAD(P)/FAD-dependent oxidoreductase: MEKIAIIGGGVSGSYLAYLLSNSGYDVTLFDIKEKYFKPCGDVVPNIYKPKFEWKIKYYIKNFAFYLDGERIYDVSYRNPKWIVIDKSGWINSMRKNVNQVISTNVDKSKFDLIIDAKGPYDMDRQVVYTTRALIETNEFSDEAVLEFNTKFTGFFWIFPDEEGVLNVGAGFIENKNSKDILLNYIKNKFKDYKILDLRGAPISIGGVKSKSLKIGEARGLVFPMSGEGIRPSAISAEIAYEAITKGRNFDEYLSYNLTKIERRIEIQRRLLDVYMRSNINARKFLLKIFLRNDVLIDAFLEDKLDFEGILESARGIKYGSIIR; encoded by the coding sequence ATGGAAAAGATTGCCATAATAGGTGGTGGAGTTAGCGGTTCCTATTTAGCTTATTTACTTTCTAATTCGGGGTATGATGTTACATTATTTGACATTAAAGAAAAATACTTTAAACCATGTGGAGACGTAGTTCCTAATATTTATAAACCCAAATTTGAATGGAAAATAAAATATTATATAAAAAATTTTGCATTTTATTTAGATGGAGAAAGAATATATGATGTTAGTTATAGGAATCCAAAGTGGATTGTAATAGACAAGTCAGGATGGATAAATTCAATGCGGAAAAATGTAAACCAAGTAATTTCTACAAATGTAGATAAGTCAAAGTTCGACTTAATAATAGACGCAAAAGGTCCATATGACATGGATAGGCAAGTAGTTTATACTACTAGAGCATTAATTGAGACTAACGAATTTAGTGATGAGGCAGTACTGGAGTTTAATACAAAATTTACTGGATTTTTCTGGATATTTCCTGATGAGGAAGGAGTTTTGAACGTAGGAGCAGGTTTTATAGAAAACAAAAATTCTAAAGACATTCTCCTAAATTACATTAAGAATAAATTTAAGGATTACAAAATATTAGATTTGAGAGGGGCGCCAATATCAATAGGCGGTGTTAAATCTAAGTCCTTAAAAATTGGAGAAGCTAGAGGCTTAGTTTTTCCTATGAGCGGAGAAGGAATAAGACCCTCTGCAATTTCTGCAGAAATAGCATATGAAGCAATAACAAAAGGGAGGAATTTTGATGAATACTTATCTTATAACTTGACTAAAATTGAGAGAAGGATTGAAATACAGAGGAGGTTATTAGACGTGTATATGAGGTCTAATATTAATGCTAGAAAGTTTTTGCTAAAAATTTTCTTAAGAAATGACGTATTAATAGATGCGTTCCTTGAGGATAAATTAGATTTTGAAGGAATTTTAGAATCAGCTAGGGGTATAAAATATGGTTCAATTATACGTTGA
- the cdvB gene encoding cell division protein CdvB — protein sequence MLEKLPIFSRFNGDKKKRAQLGKLLTEISIKLKDQQSKLEEGMHRLKERDKELFEKLVRAQIEGDTARATIYAQEISDIRKMIKIIYTAFLAIEKVRLKLDTVQELQGVSLVLFPVVKILGELKDQIKGIAPEVALALDSITSSVNSIAVETGALSDKTVLPSTIDEQAKKIMEEAQRTAEIKIKEMLPDLPHPPSTTQVKLQYEKKKLDERELLNYINSNGGFLDVEYVVKKYGVEKDEVMGLLKEMANKGLISIEA from the coding sequence ATGCTAGAAAAGTTACCCATATTTTCCCGCTTTAATGGTGATAAAAAAAAGAGAGCTCAACTTGGTAAGCTCCTAACTGAGATATCAATTAAACTAAAGGATCAACAAAGCAAGCTAGAAGAGGGAATGCATAGATTAAAGGAAAGAGATAAAGAGCTTTTTGAAAAGCTGGTTAGAGCTCAAATAGAAGGAGATACTGCGAGAGCTACAATTTATGCGCAGGAAATTTCTGATATTAGAAAGATGATTAAAATAATTTATACAGCATTCTTAGCAATAGAAAAAGTAAGATTAAAACTAGATACCGTTCAAGAATTACAAGGCGTGTCGCTAGTTTTATTCCCAGTAGTTAAAATATTAGGTGAATTAAAGGATCAAATAAAAGGAATTGCACCAGAGGTAGCTTTGGCTTTAGATTCGATAACAAGTAGCGTAAATAGTATTGCAGTAGAGACTGGAGCTTTGAGCGATAAAACTGTTTTACCTTCTACAATAGATGAACAAGCTAAGAAGATAATGGAAGAAGCACAAAGGACTGCAGAAATTAAAATAAAGGAAATGTTACCAGATTTGCCTCACCCACCCTCTACAACTCAAGTTAAACTTCAGTATGAAAAGAAAAAGTTGGATGAAAGAGAACTCTTAAATTATATCAATAGTAATGGCGGCTTCCTAGATGTAGAATATGTAGTCAAAAAATATGGAGTGGAAAAAGACGAGGTAATGGGATTACTTAAGGAAATGGCAAATAAAGGCCTAATTAGTATTGAGGCATGA
- a CDS encoding DNA-directed RNA polymerase subunit K: MSELEIVNKLNVAYIESWKKRLTIYEIARIVSARALQLAMGAVPLIDISGFKPEQLNSISIAEEELKRGALPITIRRRFPNGKVELISVKEILGG; the protein is encoded by the coding sequence ATGTCTGAATTAGAAATCGTCAATAAGCTGAATGTTGCTTATATAGAATCTTGGAAGAAGAGATTAACAATTTATGAAATTGCAAGAATAGTTAGTGCAAGAGCTTTACAGCTAGCTATGGGCGCAGTACCATTAATAGATATATCTGGATTTAAACCTGAGCAATTAAACTCCATATCTATTGCTGAAGAGGAGCTAAAAAGAGGAGCTTTACCTATAACAATTAGGAGAAGATTTCCTAATGGTAAAGTAGAATTAATTTCCGTTAAGGAAATTTTAGGGGGTTAA
- a CDS encoding pyridoxal-phosphate-dependent aminotransferase family protein, whose amino-acid sequence MILIPGPVNVPQSVSFAATKVVNHRSDEFREVVKSLEEKMIKHFDSSRVALLTGSGTLAVESMVFSVLRRGEKVIVFTYGEFSNRLLDSINRRGCITKVYSKPAGEGFSLEDVKVALDENKDADAVALVHNETSTGIAFRNLGEVAKLVKNSGKKLVVDSVSGFAAYEIDVNKWHIDAIATGSQKALASIPGMGFVALSEEGVNELHGDDMPNYLNLRLALKFQDKHETPFTPSTGAFFASLRAAEILEMEGLENRIKRHEACSRYLRSVLSSINFSLFGNESNFSNTVVAGVPPIPSKTLREELKKRGIEISGGMGELKDKIIRVGILGVVDDRAISRLLLSLSDVLKQDIEIKPPADCKLPEFLRQEVIW is encoded by the coding sequence TTGATTTTAATACCCGGTCCAGTTAATGTGCCTCAAAGCGTCTCTTTTGCAGCAACCAAGGTTGTCAACCATAGGTCCGATGAATTTAGAGAAGTAGTAAAGTCCTTAGAAGAAAAGATGATAAAACATTTTGACTCCAGCAGAGTTGCGTTACTTACGGGCTCAGGAACTTTAGCTGTAGAATCTATGGTCTTCTCAGTATTAAGAAGAGGAGAGAAAGTAATAGTATTTACCTATGGAGAGTTTAGTAATAGGCTATTAGATTCTATAAATAGGAGGGGATGTATAACAAAGGTTTATTCTAAACCTGCAGGAGAGGGATTTTCGTTAGAGGATGTAAAAGTGGCTTTAGATGAAAATAAAGATGCTGATGCAGTGGCATTAGTACATAATGAGACTAGCACTGGAATAGCGTTTAGAAACTTAGGAGAAGTTGCTAAATTAGTTAAAAATTCAGGAAAGAAGCTTGTAGTCGATTCTGTTTCTGGCTTTGCCGCATATGAGATAGACGTTAATAAATGGCATATTGATGCTATTGCAACTGGTAGTCAAAAGGCATTAGCTTCAATACCAGGAATGGGGTTCGTCGCATTATCTGAGGAAGGAGTAAACGAACTTCATGGCGATGATATGCCAAACTACCTTAACTTGAGATTAGCATTAAAATTCCAAGATAAGCACGAAACTCCATTCACTCCGTCTACTGGAGCTTTCTTTGCTTCATTAAGGGCTGCAGAAATTCTAGAAATGGAAGGATTAGAAAATAGAATAAAAAGACATGAAGCTTGTAGTAGATATCTAAGATCTGTACTATCTAGTATTAACTTTTCGTTATTTGGTAACGAGAGTAATTTCTCAAACACTGTAGTTGCAGGAGTTCCTCCTATTCCTTCTAAAACTCTTAGGGAAGAGTTGAAGAAACGTGGAATAGAAATAAGCGGAGGAATGGGAGAATTAAAGGATAAAATAATTAGGGTAGGTATATTAGGAGTCGTAGATGATAGAGCTATATCTAGATTATTGCTATCGCTTTCTGACGTATTAAAACAAGATATTGAGATTAAACCGCCAGCAGATTGTAAACTTCCAGAATTCTTAAGGCAAGAGGTTATATGGTAA
- a CDS encoding N-glycosylase/DNA lyase, whose amino-acid sequence MLRNLVKNVKLRAKVLERAEEFKLNNKAGEDVWFRELVLCILTSNSSFISAYIALNNLYDKLFSLDEDGISKNLKNSGYRFYNLKAKYLFNVRKYYGMLKAWIYPIANKDEYEAREELLQIDGIGMKEASHFLRNVGYFDLAILDRHILKFLSSYYFSYNKKYLQKKDYIYIESVLKSISISLNLPVGLLDLFIWYKATNKLVK is encoded by the coding sequence ATGCTAAGAAATCTAGTAAAAAACGTAAAGTTAAGAGCAAAAGTACTAGAAAGGGCTGAAGAATTTAAACTTAATAATAAAGCAGGAGAAGACGTATGGTTTAGAGAATTAGTATTATGCATATTAACTTCTAATTCCTCATTTATTAGCGCATATATAGCGTTAAATAATTTATACGATAAATTATTTTCTTTAGACGAGGACGGGATCTCGAAAAATCTTAAAAATTCAGGATACAGATTTTATAATTTAAAAGCTAAATATTTATTTAATGTGAGAAAGTATTATGGTATGCTAAAAGCTTGGATTTATCCTATAGCGAATAAGGATGAATATGAAGCTAGAGAAGAACTTCTTCAAATTGACGGAATAGGAATGAAAGAAGCCAGTCATTTCCTGAGAAATGTAGGTTACTTTGATTTAGCAATACTAGATAGACATATATTAAAATTTTTATCTTCTTATTATTTTTCTTACAATAAGAAGTATTTACAAAAAAAGGATTACATTTATATAGAGTCTGTTTTGAAAAGCATTTCAATTTCTTTAAATTTACCAGTTGGTTTACTTGACTTGTTTATATGGTATAAGGCGACTAATAAGTTAGTAAAATGA
- a CDS encoding DNA topoisomerase I → MAEKPKAARKIVDAFSSKFITCKSNSVLYWVIPSRNIVIASAVGHLFNLTGPSGFPIFEVEWKPLWEIDKKSYYTRKYLILLQRLCKYAKEYINACDYDIEGSVIGYMIIKNFGDLKKAKRMKFSSLTKEELIKSFNNLQPLDYNMVNAGIARHVVDWLWGINVSRALMSAVKDVSNKSVILSAGRVQSPTLIEVVKRHLDRETFVPLPYFKIELKIRLGNIINTVYLDQEFHNIDDVESLITRLKKDKLIIDKNILNKDKIARPPPFNLGDLQLEAGRLFGLSPYRTERIGEELYLDGVISYPRTNSQKIPPTVNINDIVAGLSQRFGKLVDELNLMTKGKFIVRQGNKDDPAHPAIYPTGIIPKKLGKQESEVYELIVRRFLASISRDAEVTKQRIILKFEKEKLKLQLDFQKITYEGWLKIYPYHRFENEELVNVEEGSEVEIISIKPRLLLTKPSTRFTRVSLLKWMEDVKIGTEATRGKIIETLFQRKYVVTRGSYIHPTKLGIIVSEVLEKYFNELTNVKMTADMEDKLDEIIYGKKNKDEVINEVKDKISKYFEKYNEEKKIIGLELAKGLNLVKYNKCKLCDFEAIKDGLCKYHLIAKEKLNEAIKIWKDRTGYDIKTILKYIRGSKSTGKLISDLMSI, encoded by the coding sequence ATAGCTGAAAAACCTAAGGCAGCTAGAAAGATAGTAGACGCTTTTTCTTCAAAATTCATAACTTGTAAGTCTAACTCTGTATTATATTGGGTGATTCCTAGTAGGAATATAGTAATAGCTTCAGCTGTTGGCCACTTGTTTAATCTAACTGGGCCCTCTGGATTCCCAATATTTGAGGTTGAGTGGAAACCACTATGGGAGATAGACAAGAAATCCTACTATACTAGGAAATATTTGATTTTGCTCCAAAGATTATGTAAATATGCTAAAGAATATATAAACGCATGTGACTATGATATAGAAGGCTCAGTAATTGGTTATATGATAATTAAAAATTTTGGCGATTTAAAAAAAGCTAAAAGAATGAAATTCTCGTCGTTAACTAAGGAAGAGTTAATTAAATCTTTTAATAATTTACAGCCATTGGATTATAACATGGTTAATGCTGGAATTGCTAGGCATGTAGTCGATTGGCTTTGGGGTATAAATGTTAGTAGGGCTTTAATGAGTGCGGTAAAAGATGTATCAAATAAAAGTGTAATATTGAGCGCTGGAAGAGTACAGAGCCCTACGTTAATAGAAGTTGTTAAAAGGCATCTTGATAGAGAAACTTTCGTCCCTTTACCTTATTTTAAAATAGAACTAAAAATAAGGCTTGGAAATATAATAAATACAGTATATCTAGATCAAGAGTTTCATAATATTGATGACGTAGAGTCTTTAATAACTAGGTTAAAGAAAGATAAGCTAATAATAGATAAAAATATTTTAAATAAAGATAAAATAGCTAGACCTCCTCCTTTCAATTTAGGAGATTTACAATTAGAAGCAGGAAGGCTATTTGGGTTGTCTCCTTATAGAACTGAGAGAATAGGAGAAGAGCTTTATCTAGACGGGGTAATAAGCTATCCAAGGACTAATAGTCAGAAGATACCACCCACTGTTAATATTAATGACATTGTAGCAGGATTATCTCAAAGATTCGGAAAGCTAGTGGATGAATTAAACCTTATGACTAAAGGGAAATTTATAGTTAGGCAAGGTAACAAAGATGACCCAGCTCATCCTGCAATTTACCCTACAGGGATTATTCCTAAAAAACTAGGTAAACAAGAAAGTGAAGTTTATGAGCTTATTGTTAGGAGATTTTTAGCATCTATTTCTAGAGATGCGGAAGTCACAAAGCAAAGAATTATTCTAAAATTTGAGAAAGAAAAATTAAAGTTGCAATTAGATTTTCAAAAGATAACCTATGAGGGTTGGTTAAAGATTTATCCTTATCACAGATTTGAGAACGAAGAGCTCGTAAACGTTGAAGAAGGAAGTGAAGTAGAAATAATTTCAATTAAACCAAGGCTTTTATTGACAAAGCCTTCAACAAGGTTTACCCGGGTTTCTCTACTTAAATGGATGGAAGATGTAAAAATAGGTACTGAAGCAACAAGAGGTAAAATTATAGAAACATTATTCCAGAGGAAGTATGTAGTAACTAGAGGAAGTTATATCCATCCGACAAAACTTGGCATAATAGTTTCTGAAGTTCTCGAGAAATACTTCAACGAACTAACTAACGTTAAAATGACAGCAGATATGGAAGATAAGCTAGACGAAATTATTTATGGTAAGAAAAATAAAGATGAAGTAATTAATGAGGTTAAAGATAAAATTTCCAAATACTTTGAGAAGTATAATGAGGAAAAGAAAATTATAGGCTTAGAGCTAGCTAAAGGTTTGAATTTAGTTAAATATAATAAATGCAAACTATGTGACTTTGAGGCTATAAAGGACGGATTATGTAAATATCATTTAATTGCTAAAGAAAAGCTTAATGAAGCAATTAAAATCTGGAAGGATAGAACAGGATATGACATAAAGACGATTTTAAAATACATTAGGGGAAGTAAGTCCACAGGAAAATTAATAAGCGATTTGATGTCTATTTAA